In Hirundo rustica isolate bHirRus1 chromosome 2, bHirRus1.pri.v3, whole genome shotgun sequence, one genomic interval encodes:
- the LOC120765231 gene encoding nucleolar pre-ribosomal-associated protein 1-like isoform X2, translated as MRAAAYFVLASFRGHLEGARFRERSQLLYLLDAVQNGIRQPNLRFTFSLTLYVARVAQQILKPEEHMYIKVNRFLLSHQYLDLRKVPGFFQLFYSFDFEYKTEREWILRFLGEGLRDKHCYELYDYQRIFQVVLSFFNSPLCDEGSQIGCWQQRSWKMTAVATEGLDIMGSESKASVLSAPLRNPKGESCWEKKAAELPTTGCKCK; from the exons ATGAGAGCTGCTGCCTATTTTGTCCTGGCTTCCTTCCGCGGCCATCTGGAAGGGGCTCGCTTTCGAGAGAGGAGCCAG TTGCTGTATCTCTTGGATGCTGTGCAGAACGGAATCAGGCAGCCAAACCTCAGGTTCACCTTCTCCCTGACCCTCTACGTTGCTCGTGTGGCGCAGCAGATCCTGAAGCCAG AGGAGCACATGTACATAAAGGTAAACAGATTCCTTCTGTCACACCAGTATTTGGACCTGAGGAAAGTACcaggttttttccagcttttctacAGTTTTGATTTTGAG TACAAAACAGAGCGTGAGTGGATCCTCAGATTTCTTGGGGAAGGGCTGCGTGACAAACATTGCTATGAGCTTTATGACTACCAGAGGATTTTCCAGGTcgttctttcctttttcaacaGTCCTTTGTGTGATGAAGGCTCCCAg ATTGGCTGTTGGCaacaaagaagttggaaaatgaCAGCCGTGGCCACCGAAGGCCTGGATATAATGGGGAGTGAGAGCAAAGCCTCTGTACTTTCTGCTCCATTGAGGAACCCGAAGGGAGAAAGCT
- the LOC120765231 gene encoding nucleolar pre-ribosomal-associated protein 1-like isoform X3 has protein sequence MRAAAYFVLASFRGHLEGARFRERSQLLYLLDAVQNGIRQPNLRFTFSLTLYVARVAQQILKPEEHMYIKVNRFLLSHQYLDLRKVPGFFQLFYSFDFEYKTEREWILRFLGEGLRDKHCYELYDYQRIFQVVLSFFNSPLCDEGSQSRILEILQSAARVTRAAYFYFF, from the exons ATGAGAGCTGCTGCCTATTTTGTCCTGGCTTCCTTCCGCGGCCATCTGGAAGGGGCTCGCTTTCGAGAGAGGAGCCAG TTGCTGTATCTCTTGGATGCTGTGCAGAACGGAATCAGGCAGCCAAACCTCAGGTTCACCTTCTCCCTGACCCTCTACGTTGCTCGTGTGGCGCAGCAGATCCTGAAGCCAG AGGAGCACATGTACATAAAGGTAAACAGATTCCTTCTGTCACACCAGTATTTGGACCTGAGGAAAGTACcaggttttttccagcttttctacAGTTTTGATTTTGAG TACAAAACAGAGCGTGAGTGGATCCTCAGATTTCTTGGGGAAGGGCTGCGTGACAAACATTGCTATGAGCTTTATGACTACCAGAGGATTTTCCAGGTcgttctttcctttttcaacaGTCCTTTGTGTGATGAAGGCTCCCAg AGTCGTATTCTGGAGATATTACAAAGTGCTGCCCGTGTCACCAGAGctgcctatttttattttttttaa